The genome window AGAAAAATAAATAGATGTATACTGAAATCCTCTATCTGATTGTAATATACTACCTTTTAAATCATATTTACTAACTAAATTATTAAAATCTTTAAATACAAGTTCTAAATCATTTCTATCTGATATTGAATAAGTTAATATATTCTTTGTATGTATATCTATTACTCCACTTAAATAAAGTTTTCCACCTTTATACTTTATCTATGTTATATCTGTAGATAATTTTTCTTTAGGTAAAATTGTACTAAAATCTCTATTTAATATATTTTCTTTCAATTCTTGTTCTTTCTTAGCTTTTCTTTTAACTTTTTTAGGTCTTATTACTGAAAGTAAATTATTTTCTCTCATTATTCTATATATTCTATTTTTTGAATAATTAGTTTTAAGTTCTTTATTAATAGAAAATCTCATTCTATTATATCCATAAGTTCCTTTATATTTAGTGTATAATTTAATAATTAACTTAATTAATATTTCTTCTTCAATCTTTCTTTTAGTTTTCTTGTCTTTATTATCAAGCCAATTGTAATATGAAGATTTAGCTATACCTAATATTTTCAATAGTTCTAAAACACTATATTTATCAGATAATTCTAGTATTGTTTTATATGAGGCTATTCTATCTATTTTTTTAATAGAGAATTTAATATTTGATCTTTTTTTTTAAGAATTTCAAGTTCCATTTCTTTATATTTTAACTGTTTTTGTAGAGCTTCTATTACTAAATCTTTATCAATTTCATTATTCTTT of Pseudostreptobacillus hongkongensis contains these proteins:
- a CDS encoding DDE-type integrase/transposase/recombinase gives rise to the protein MKYKGGKLYLSGVIDIHTKNILTYSISDRNDLELVFKDFNNLVSKYDLKGSILQSDRGFQYTSIYFS
- a CDS encoding IS3 family transposase, giving the protein MKILGIAKSSYYNWLDNKDKKTKRKIEEEILIKLIIKLYTKYKGTYGYNRMRFSINKELKTNYSKNRIYRIMRENNLLSVIRPKKVKRKAKKEQELKENILNRDFSTILPKEKLSTDIT